The genome window GGTCAGCGAGGCCGCCGAGTGGGACACCGGCGTCCGCGACGACGAGTTCACCATGGGCTACGTGGCGCTGCTCGCGCGGCTCGGTCTGGTCGAGTTCGTATAGCGGCCCGGCGGAGCGTACAATGGACGTATGAGCCAGGTGACGGACCTGCAGCGGTACAGGCGGGAGCGGGAGCGGCGCCGCCGGGAGCGCCAGCGCCAGGCGGAGCGCTTCCGCCGCCTTGACGAGGCGTCGCGCGCCGGGCGGCCGGGCCCGCGCGCCTCCTGGGCGCGCGGCCTGACGCTGTGGGCCGTCATCTTCGCGTTGCTGTTCGTCTACAACCTTCTCACGTCGCGCTAGGCGGAGGCGCAGGCATGGACGCGACGTCCTCCTGGCCGCGCGTCATCGCCCATGTGGACGCCGACGCGTTTTTCGCCGCGATCGAGATCCGCGACCGGCCGGAACTGGCCGGCAAGCCGGTCGTCGTCGGCGGCTCCCCCCGCAGCCGCGGCGTCGTCGCCACGTGCGACTACGTCGCCCGCGAGTACGGCATCCGTTCCGGCATGCCGCTCGCCGAAGCGTACCGCCGGTGCCCGCACGCCGTGTTCCTGCCCGTCGCCCGGGACAAGTACGCCGCGGCCAGCCGGCAGATGCGGGCGCTGTTCGCCGAGCTGACGGACCGGGTCGAACCGCTCAGCCTCGACGAGGCGTTTCTCGACCTGACCGGCGTCCCCGGCGATCCCGTCGAGGCGTGCCTGGAACTGAAGCGGCGGATCCGCGAGACCATCGGCGTCACCGTCTCGATCGGCCTGTCCTACAACAAGTTTCTCGCCAAGCTCGCCAGCGACATGGACAAGCCCGACGGGTTCACCGCCGTGGACCCGCGCCGCGCGCAGGAGGTGCTCCGCGATCTGCCGCTGGAACGGCTCTGGGGCGTGGGGCCGAAGACGGCGGCGCGGCTGCGCCGCTTCGGCTGGCGCACGGCCGGCGACCTGGCCGCGGCCGGCCCGCAGGCCCTGGTGCGGGCGGTGGGCGCGTGGGGGCACGCCCTCCACCTCATGGCCTGCGGCGTCGACCATCGCCCGGTGACGTCCCCGGGCACGCCGAAGTCGGTCAGCCGCGAGGAGACGTTCGAGGCGGACATCTCCGGGCGGGAGGCGTGCCTTGCGGAACTGGCGGCGCTGGCAGAGGAGGTCGCGCTCGACCTGCGCCACGAGGGCGCCCGGGGACGGACGGTGACGTTGAAGGTGAAGTACGCCGACTTTCGCGTGGTGACGCGGTCCGAGACGCTCGCCGAGCCGGTTCGCACGTCATCGGACGTGTACGCCGCCGCCGCCCGTCTCCTCGACCGGGTGAACGTGCGAAGGCCCATCCGCCTCCTGGGGATCGGCGTCTCGAACCTGGTCTGGCCGGGCCGGTTCGTCCAGGTGTCCCTCTTCGCGCCGGATGACGAGCGGCCGCAGGCGCCGCCCGGCACGCAGGTGTCGCGGCCGGTCGCGCCCGAGACGGCCGAGGCCCTCGACGCCGCGATGGACGCGGTGCGCCGTCGTTTCGGGCCGGCCGCGCTGCGACGCGCCCGGGCGCTGATGGGCCGCAGAAAGCGGTGACGCCGTCGCGCGGCCGCGATCCCCGGCCCGGCCGTCCCTCACACGGGAAAGCGCGCCCGGCTCCCCACGAAGGGATTCCCGAAGCGCTCGCGTCCAACCGTCGTCCACGGGCCGTGC of Clostridia bacterium contains these proteins:
- a CDS encoding DNA polymerase IV, with the translated sequence MDATSSWPRVIAHVDADAFFAAIEIRDRPELAGKPVVVGGSPRSRGVVATCDYVAREYGIRSGMPLAEAYRRCPHAVFLPVARDKYAAASRQMRALFAELTDRVEPLSLDEAFLDLTGVPGDPVEACLELKRRIRETIGVTVSIGLSYNKFLAKLASDMDKPDGFTAVDPRRAQEVLRDLPLERLWGVGPKTAARLRRFGWRTAGDLAAAGPQALVRAVGAWGHALHLMACGVDHRPVTSPGTPKSVSREETFEADISGREACLAELAALAEEVALDLRHEGARGRTVTLKVKYADFRVVTRSETLAEPVRTSSDVYAAAARLLDRVNVRRPIRLLGIGVSNLVWPGRFVQVSLFAPDDERPQAPPGTQVSRPVAPETAEALDAAMDAVRRRFGPAALRRARALMGRRKR